A portion of the Candidatus Schekmanbacteria bacterium genome contains these proteins:
- a CDS encoding S41 family peptidase has product MKTKESSMRFRRSLTAVILVVIVLTAGFLLNSAVDGKKDDSSYDNLSVFSQAFTIIKQQYVSADKVGTKDLVYSAIKGMVESLDPHSSFMTPDMFKEMQIETKGQFGGVGIQISIVDEQLTVIAPLDDTPAAIAGIKELDKIIKIDGKNTRGMTLNDAVMMMRGAKGTEVVLTIMREGFKELKDYHIVRDIIKIKSVKQKVFNSVGYIRISQFQEDTSNELDNALKALEKEHIQGIILDLRNNPGGLLNMASEVAERFLPKKRLIVYTVERDGTKSLKFESKSDPYFPELPMVILVNSGSASASEIVAGALQDWKRGVIMGTRTFGKGSVQTVIPLKDGSALRLTTALYYTPNGRLIQETGIEPDIDVKQIDLNSKTKTLPIFREKDLDKHILNKETPQSETEQVPVMKNEKDEVTAPQPEGDESQPDSEKKVPHLIREIDPANDYQLQRAIDLIKGYRIFETQK; this is encoded by the coding sequence ATGAAAACCAAGGAGAGCTCAATGCGTTTTAGAAGAAGCCTTACGGCAGTTATTTTAGTCGTAATTGTACTGACTGCAGGTTTTCTGCTGAATTCAGCAGTAGACGGCAAAAAGGATGATTCGTCGTACGATAACCTATCTGTCTTCAGTCAGGCATTCACGATAATCAAACAACAGTATGTCAGTGCGGACAAGGTTGGGACAAAGGACCTTGTGTATAGCGCCATCAAAGGAATGGTTGAATCCCTTGACCCCCATTCAAGTTTTATGACTCCTGACATGTTCAAGGAGATGCAGATTGAAACAAAAGGACAGTTCGGAGGAGTTGGGATCCAGATATCCATAGTTGATGAACAGCTTACCGTGATTGCGCCATTGGATGATACTCCGGCAGCGATTGCAGGTATCAAGGAACTGGACAAGATAATAAAGATTGACGGGAAGAACACCCGCGGCATGACCCTTAATGATGCAGTAATGATGATGCGCGGTGCCAAGGGGACTGAAGTTGTTCTCACCATTATGAGGGAAGGATTTAAAGAACTTAAAGACTACCACATTGTAAGGGACATAATAAAAATAAAGAGCGTTAAACAAAAAGTGTTCAACTCTGTAGGCTACATAAGGATAAGCCAGTTTCAGGAGGATACATCTAATGAGCTCGACAACGCGCTAAAAGCACTTGAGAAAGAGCATATTCAGGGGATTATCCTTGACCTCAGGAATAACCCCGGCGGGCTTCTCAATATGGCTTCTGAAGTTGCGGAGAGATTCCTCCCTAAGAAAAGGCTTATCGTTTATACAGTGGAAAGGGACGGCACAAAGAGCCTGAAGTTTGAATCAAAATCAGATCCATATTTTCCTGAGCTTCCCATGGTCATCCTTGTTAACAGCGGGAGCGCCAGTGCCTCTGAAATAGTAGCAGGAGCATTGCAGGATTGGAAACGCGGGGTCATAATGGGAACAAGGACATTTGGCAAAGGCTCGGTGCAGACCGTAATCCCGCTTAAAGACGGCTCAGCGTTAAGGCTTACAACAGCTCTTTATTATACGCCCAATGGAAGGCTTATTCAGGAAACAGGGATTGAGCCGGACATAGATGTAAAACAGATAGATCTCAATTCGAAAACAAAGACTCTTCCTATATTCAGGGAAAAGGATTTGGATAAACATATCCTGAACAAGGAAACTCCGCAGAGCGAAACAGAGCAGGTTCCTGTTATGAAAAATGAGAAAGATGAAGTAACCGCGCCGCAGCCGGAAGGGGATGAGTCTCAGCCTGATTCTGAAAAGAAAGTGCCTCACCTTATTAGGGAAATAGATCCGGCTAATGATTATCAGCTTCAGAGAGCTATTGACCTTATAAAAGGTTACAGGATATTTGAAACACAGAAATAG
- a CDS encoding peptidoglycan DD-metalloendopeptidase family protein, with translation MRLLKSRLKITAVIVLFFLFPVYAFAAEKKTETPKNPEEIKKELADEETKLQSLSKKRSGLEGEIKNITTLLRKKEKELAKYKTEYVKLTSMNRELSDNLQKEESNVRELKDYISNRVKFVYMRGKDYPLKVIYNSKGYLNFVNNVMTVKIISSRELKDFNRVNEQVMSLNKLQNSLTLSLAKTKEVYDKETALGKELADKKREKNKLITMLRSQEYLSGKKIAGLKKQVSELGTLVQEVDMRSEENVQATANDSKVNELFPDNRKLLGWPVKGELPAKRIISGGNSPALRGIMISVSKGDVVQSIFGGKISFAGPFKEYGNLVIVDHGDGYYSVYGFNGNIFVKEGQNIFTGKILGKINLDTGGSGKLYFEINHRGEPQNPIEWLHP, from the coding sequence ATGAGACTCTTAAAATCAAGGCTTAAAATAACTGCTGTCATTGTCCTGTTTTTTTTGTTTCCTGTTTATGCTTTTGCCGCTGAAAAGAAAACAGAGACCCCCAAAAACCCTGAAGAAATAAAAAAAGAACTTGCTGACGAAGAAACAAAGCTTCAGTCGCTGTCTAAAAAAAGGAGTGGGCTGGAAGGAGAAATCAAAAACATCACGACACTTCTCAGGAAAAAAGAAAAAGAGCTTGCAAAGTACAAGACAGAATATGTGAAGCTTACATCTATGAATAGAGAGCTCAGCGATAACCTGCAAAAAGAAGAATCGAATGTCCGGGAATTGAAAGATTACATTTCTAACAGGGTGAAGTTTGTTTACATGAGAGGGAAAGATTACCCTCTCAAAGTCATCTACAATTCAAAAGGCTATCTCAATTTTGTCAATAACGTCATGACAGTGAAAATAATTTCATCAAGGGAGCTTAAGGACTTCAACAGGGTCAACGAGCAGGTTATGTCTTTAAACAAGCTGCAAAATTCCCTTACTCTTTCTCTGGCAAAGACAAAGGAAGTTTATGACAAAGAGACAGCACTCGGGAAAGAGCTTGCTGACAAAAAGCGGGAGAAGAATAAACTAATCACTATGCTGAGAAGCCAGGAGTATCTTTCAGGTAAAAAGATAGCGGGTCTGAAAAAGCAGGTCTCGGAACTTGGCACGCTTGTTCAGGAAGTTGATATGAGAAGTGAGGAGAATGTTCAGGCAACTGCAAATGATTCTAAAGTTAACGAGCTTTTTCCTGATAATCGTAAACTTCTGGGATGGCCCGTTAAAGGCGAGCTGCCGGCAAAACGGATAATAAGCGGCGGGAACAGCCCGGCTTTACGGGGCATCATGATATCTGTTTCAAAGGGCGATGTGGTTCAGTCCATATTCGGCGGGAAGATATCTTTTGCAGGGCCATTTAAGGAATATGGGAATCTTGTTATAGTGGATCATGGAGATGGCTATTATTCTGTTTATGGATTTAATGGCAATATTTTTGTAAAAGAAGGACAGAATATTTTTACAGGAAAGATTCTTGGAAAAATTAATCTGGACACAGGGGGCTCCGGTAAACTATATTTCGAGATTAATCACAGGGGGGAGCCGCAGAATCCGATTGAATGGCTGCATCCTTAG
- a CDS encoding ABC transporter permease, protein MFSSAGFFLSQSVRDFKNHPYLHLSVVVIISLACFIFGIVLLFAFNLNRVVDSIYADIDVTVYLKPDIKPGDDVYKKIELRLKEDSVIESLKFVSSDEALAKFRKEMPDYNKLIDFAGSNPLPSSIEIKLKKNTRDVQSMERFVAGLSRIDGIEDVNITGDWINRFFGFLSFIKLVAGIIMLLIGVGVVFIIYNTVKITIHSRSTQIEIMKLIGATNWFIKGPFIFEGIWQGLGGSLLSVGILYAVYSFLKNNLEGAFSLIFSGMRFEFLDPLSIFFILGGGILLGICGGGISTAKFLRK, encoded by the coding sequence ATGTTCAGTAGCGCAGGATTTTTCCTTTCCCAGTCTGTCAGGGATTTTAAAAACCATCCATATCTCCACCTGTCGGTTGTAGTGATAATATCCCTTGCCTGCTTTATCTTCGGAATCGTCCTGCTTTTTGCTTTTAACCTCAACAGGGTCGTAGATTCAATATATGCAGACATTGATGTGACTGTCTATCTAAAGCCTGATATCAAGCCGGGTGATGATGTTTACAAGAAGATAGAGCTGCGCCTTAAAGAGGACTCTGTTATTGAATCCTTAAAATTCGTTTCATCCGATGAAGCACTGGCAAAATTCAGGAAAGAAATGCCTGATTATAACAAGCTCATTGATTTTGCTGGATCTAACCCGCTTCCGTCTTCGATTGAGATAAAATTAAAAAAGAACACCAGGGATGTGCAGAGCATGGAGCGTTTTGTGGCTGGGCTTTCCCGCATCGACGGCATCGAAGATGTGAATATCACCGGTGACTGGATTAACAGGTTTTTCGGCTTCCTTTCCTTCATAAAACTGGTTGCCGGGATAATCATGCTCCTCATAGGAGTAGGCGTTGTCTTTATCATTTATAACACAGTGAAGATTACCATCCATTCCCGTTCAACGCAGATAGAGATAATGAAACTCATAGGTGCCACCAACTGGTTTATAAAGGGGCCCTTCATATTTGAAGGGATATGGCAGGGTTTAGGAGGTTCACTCCTTTCAGTCGGGATACTCTATGCTGTTTATTCATTCCTGAAGAACAATCTTGAAGGTGCGTTCTCATTAATATTCTCCGGGATGAGATTTGAATTCCTTGACCCCCTCTCGATATTTTTCATATTAGGAGGAGGCATATTGCTGGGAATCTGCGGAGGAGGCATATCTACAGCGAAGTTTCTGAGGAAATGA
- the ftsE gene encoding cell division ATP-binding protein FtsE yields MIQLFHVNKVYDGGLWALRDISLSVKKGEFVFLTGPSGAGKTTLLKLLYMAETLSDGQVVIFGKNTSRLKKRSIPYFRRNIGVVFQDFKLLRDSNVFDNVAFALRILGRKHSEINGRVMEVLRMVGLEKRYRDVPENLSGGEQQRVCIARAIVNSPALLLADEPSGNLDPENAARIIDIFNQVNAKGSTVIVATHNVAMVRELGKRTLHIDNGKIREDSTGRESDVQ; encoded by the coding sequence ATGATCCAGCTTTTCCATGTAAACAAAGTATATGACGGTGGGCTTTGGGCATTGAGGGATATAAGCCTCAGTGTGAAGAAAGGCGAGTTTGTCTTTTTGACCGGTCCCAGCGGTGCAGGCAAGACCACTCTTTTAAAACTTCTCTACATGGCTGAAACTCTTTCAGACGGACAGGTCGTGATATTTGGAAAGAACACTTCCCGCCTCAAGAAAAGAAGCATCCCCTATTTCCGGCGCAACATAGGCGTTGTGTTCCAGGATTTCAAGCTCCTGCGCGACAGCAATGTTTTTGATAATGTTGCATTTGCACTTAGGATTCTGGGCAGGAAACACTCAGAGATAAACGGCAGGGTCATGGAAGTGCTCCGCATGGTGGGACTTGAAAAAAGATACAGGGATGTTCCGGAAAACCTTTCAGGCGGCGAGCAGCAGCGTGTCTGCATCGCCCGTGCCATAGTGAACAGCCCGGCTCTTCTACTTGCAGATGAACCGTCTGGAAACCTTGACCCTGAGAACGCAGCAAGGATAATAGATATATTCAACCAGGTAAACGCAAAGGGGAGCACTGTTATCGTCGCAACACATAATGTGGCGATGGTTCGGGAACTCGGAAAGAGGACACTGCATATTGACAATGGGAAGATAAGGGAAGATTCAACGGGGAGGGAGTCTGATGTTCAGTAG
- a CDS encoding Do family serine endopeptidase — protein sequence MNGTSKRDHVSAIVLVFLIFIAVTVGRMSDLNRNISERIWTEVKNPNPIIETDSSSRPLTFVPLVNAIDSAVVNINTYSTAKEEDDVHHWEYEKREKGVPYGDLFNNFNGKKNSKYYQRISLGSGFIINKSGYILTNNHVIQSSTRINVTLSDTREFEAKIIGRDPDKDVALLKIYSGKDLPFVTLGNSDKAEVGEWVVAIGNPFGLGHTVTAGIVSAKGRLLGMGTTNSFIQTDAPINQGNSGGPLLNINGEVVGINSAIIANGTGIGFAIPINSIKQSVAEMASNSRLERSWIGVRIQPVDKLIAKSFGVSDEMGALVGDVAVGTSAERAGIKTGDIIVNYGGNIVSSCRDLYSLIEKSSPGKPYPLTVFREGKTINMQITPVELSRNFLIRSSGNFEDRMGIVVSDLNPLLAKQFKVNEPGVIVESVGDGGIGYKARVMEGDVILEINTLRVKDSKEFSRVLKELSPSNAFIFLVIRDGKGVYLSTDGD from the coding sequence ATGAACGGAACTTCAAAAAGAGATCATGTCTCTGCAATAGTTTTAGTATTTCTTATATTTATTGCAGTCACTGTGGGACGCATGTCGGATCTTAACCGCAATATATCTGAGAGGATATGGACAGAGGTTAAAAACCCTAATCCCATTATAGAGACTGACAGCTCCTCCCGTCCGCTTACTTTTGTTCCTCTGGTAAATGCCATTGACAGTGCGGTGGTGAATATCAACACCTATTCAACGGCAAAGGAAGAGGATGACGTCCATCACTGGGAGTACGAGAAAAGAGAAAAGGGGGTGCCGTACGGAGACCTCTTTAATAATTTCAACGGGAAGAAAAATTCAAAATATTACCAGCGAATCAGCCTTGGTTCAGGTTTTATAATAAACAAGAGCGGCTACATTCTTACCAACAACCATGTCATTCAGAGTTCTACAAGGATAAATGTCACCTTGTCCGACACGCGCGAGTTTGAGGCGAAGATAATCGGAAGAGACCCTGACAAGGATGTGGCGCTTCTTAAGATCTATTCCGGGAAAGATCTTCCATTCGTGACTCTTGGAAATTCAGACAAGGCAGAAGTTGGGGAATGGGTAGTTGCCATCGGCAATCCCTTCGGGCTTGGGCATACGGTCACTGCCGGCATAGTTAGTGCAAAAGGAAGACTGCTCGGCATGGGGACTACCAACTCTTTCATTCAGACAGATGCTCCTATAAATCAGGGGAACAGCGGAGGGCCGCTCCTCAATATCAACGGCGAAGTCGTCGGGATAAACTCTGCGATTATCGCCAATGGCACAGGGATAGGATTTGCCATACCGATTAACAGCATAAAACAGTCCGTAGCGGAAATGGCTTCAAACAGCAGATTGGAACGCTCCTGGATCGGTGTGAGAATCCAGCCTGTTGATAAGCTGATTGCTAAAAGCTTTGGCGTGAGCGATGAGATGGGTGCTTTGGTGGGAGACGTTGCAGTAGGCACATCAGCAGAACGGGCGGGGATAAAAACCGGTGATATCATAGTAAACTATGGAGGCAATATTGTAAGCTCATGCAGAGACCTTTATTCCCTCATAGAGAAATCATCTCCGGGAAAACCATACCCGCTCACTGTTTTCCGGGAAGGTAAGACAATTAACATGCAGATCACGCCGGTAGAGCTATCAAGGAATTTCTTAATAAGGTCTTCAGGGAATTTCGAGGACAGGATGGGGATTGTCGTTTCGGACCTTAACCCTTTGCTCGCCAAGCAATTCAAGGTCAATGAACCCGGAGTCATTGTTGAATCTGTCGGAGATGGCGGAATAGGTTACAAGGCGCGGGTTATGGAAGGGGATGTTATCCTTGAAATAAACACACTGCGGGTTAAAGACAGCAAGGAATTCAGCAGGGTTCTAAAGGAATTATCTCCAAGCAATGCCTTTATTTTTCTGGTAATCAGGGACGGGAAAGGTGTCTATCTTTCAACCGACGGTGATTGA
- the thiC gene encoding phosphomethylpyrimidine synthase ThiC, with the protein MKTLIEKARSGELTPEMERVSAYEGIDCEELAKKIAEGKVAIPFNNRRKRGIEPRGIGEGLFTKVNANIGTSPEMHDIDEEIKKVEVAVKAGADAVMDLSTGGNLAETLRRVIKASNVMVGTVPIYMTAVDAFENGKSIKDIKKDDFFKAVEDHLKEGVDFVTVHCGVTLRALDALDKEGRITGIVSRGGSILSKWMRHNEKENPYYEDYGRLLEILKEYDVTISLGDGLRPGCLSDATDRAQVQELIHLGELAQSAWNVGVQVMIEGPGHVPINQIETNILLEKKLCKGAPFYVLGPLVTDIAPGYDHITSAIGGALAGSYGADFLCYVTPSEHLRLPTVDDVKEAVIVARIAAHAADVAKGKKGAMERDIEMARARRNLDWKKQISLSINPEKAAAIRESSKPAAPDVCTMCGVFCSMRDEK; encoded by the coding sequence CTTGCTAAAAAAATAGCAGAAGGGAAAGTGGCGATTCCATTTAATAATCGACGAAAGCGGGGGATAGAGCCGCGCGGCATAGGTGAAGGGCTATTCACAAAAGTGAATGCCAATATCGGGACTTCCCCTGAGATGCACGACATTGATGAGGAAATAAAAAAAGTTGAAGTTGCGGTAAAAGCCGGAGCAGATGCAGTAATGGATTTAAGCACAGGCGGCAACTTAGCAGAGACCTTGCGCAGGGTGATTAAAGCAAGCAATGTTATGGTAGGCACTGTGCCAATATATATGACGGCAGTTGATGCATTTGAAAATGGAAAGTCCATAAAGGATATAAAGAAAGATGATTTTTTCAAGGCTGTTGAAGACCATCTTAAAGAAGGGGTTGATTTCGTAACAGTCCATTGCGGTGTGACATTAAGAGCTCTTGATGCCCTTGATAAAGAGGGACGCATTACCGGCATAGTGAGCCGCGGCGGTTCCATACTTTCAAAATGGATGAGGCATAATGAAAAAGAGAATCCTTACTATGAGGACTATGGACGGCTCCTCGAGATCCTTAAGGAGTATGATGTAACGATAAGCCTTGGTGATGGTTTAAGGCCGGGATGTCTTAGCGATGCCACTGACAGGGCGCAGGTGCAGGAGCTTATCCATCTGGGTGAGCTTGCGCAGTCTGCATGGAATGTAGGTGTGCAGGTTATGATAGAAGGTCCCGGACATGTCCCAATTAACCAGATTGAGACCAATATACTTTTGGAGAAAAAGCTTTGCAAAGGAGCGCCGTTTTATGTATTAGGTCCTCTTGTTACCGATATTGCTCCTGGCTATGATCACATTACGTCAGCCATAGGAGGTGCACTTGCAGGAAGTTATGGTGCGGATTTTCTCTGTTATGTGACTCCGTCCGAGCATTTAAGGCTTCCAACGGTTGATGATGTGAAGGAAGCCGTGATAGTCGCAAGGATTGCCGCACATGCCGCCGATGTGGCAAAGGGGAAGAAGGGCGCCATGGAAAGGGATATTGAAATGGCCAGGGCGAGAAGAAATCTTGACTGGAAGAAGCAGATAAGCCTTTCAATCAATCCTGAAAAGGCTGCTGCCATAAGGGAATCGTCAAAACCCGCGGCTCCCGACGTATGTACCATGTGCGGAGTTTTCTGCTCGATGAGGGATGAAAAATAA